CCGTGAGCCGTCCGGCCCGCTGACATGGCCTTCTGGGCCGCCACCAGTGGCACCTGGATCAACCTCCTCACCGTGCTGCTGGGCGGCCTCAGCGGCGCGGCCCTGGGCCGGCGCCTCCAGCCGCAGCTCACCCGCCAGTGGCAGCAGTGGCTCGGGGTGCTCACCCTCCTGCTGGCGATCGAGATGGTGCAGCCTCTCTGGCCGCTGCGGCTCGGTCCCTTCCCGGCGGTGCTCGCCGCCCTGCTGGTGGTGATGCTGGGGACAGCCTTCGGCCATGGCCTGGCCCTGGAGCAGCGGTTGGAAGGCTGGCTGCGGCGTCTGGGCCGGGCTGAGCCCCCGGGGCAGGCAGGCTCCCAGGACCAGGCCGCCGAGGTGGTGAGCGGGGCCTTCGTGCTCTTCTGCATCGGCCCGATGACCCTGCTGGGCTGCCTCCGCAACGGCGCTCTGGGGGATCCGGATCTGCTGCTGGTGAAGGCCGGCCTCGATGGCCTCAGCGCCGCGGTGCTCGCCGCCGCCGTGGGACTGGTGCTGCTGTGGGTGCTCCTGCCTCTGGGGGTGCTGCAGTTCGCCCTCTCGGGCGTCGGCGCCCTGGCGGCGGGTGGCTTCAGTGATCCCACCGGCGCGCCGGTGGTGCTGTTCACCGCCGCCGTGGGCGGCATCCTGGTGCTTGCCCTGGCCCTGGATCTGCTGAACCTGCCCCATCCTTCGGTGGTGAACGGGCTGGTGGCCCTGGCCCTGGCCCCTGCCCTCGGCTGGGCGATGCAGCCATGACCTCCCCCCTCGCCGCCGGTGTGGCTGTCGCCCTGGTGAGCCTGCTCGCCGCGCTGGGTCCGCTGCTGGGCCTCTCCCCCTGGTGGATCGCCCTGGTCGCGGGTGTGTCCCTCGGGGGGCTCACCTTCGATGCCGCCCGCTTCGGCGGGCGGGGCGGCCATCTGCTGGCCGAAGCCCTGCCGGGCGGGGAGGGGCGGCTGCGGCGCATCGCCGTGCACGAGGCGGGCCATGTGCTGGTGGCCCGCGACGAAGCGATGCCGGTGCGCCAGGTGCTGATCGGCAGCCTGGCCTGTCTGCAGGCCGGCCTCAGCGCCGGCGGCACCACCGAACTCGAGCCGCCGGCCAGCGCCAAGCTGCCGCTGGAGGAGCTGCGCCGCTGGAGCCGGGTGCTGCAGGCCGGCATGGTGGCCGAGGAGCTGGTCTACGGCGAGAGCCAGGGGGGCGCTGACGACCGCGCCCTGCTTGGGCGGCTGTGGGGCCTCTCCGGCCAGGATGTGGCCACGGCCCAGCGGGAGCAGCGGCGGGCGCGCCGGGAGGTGGAGCAGGCCCTGCGCCACAACCGCACGGATCTGGAGGAGGAGGCCCGGAAGCTGCTGGAGGCCGCGCCCCGCCTCGGGCGTCGCCAGCCGGAGGCCGGCTGATGGCCCTGGCCCTGCTGGATTGCCCCACCGGCCTGGCCGGCAACATGCTGCTGGCGGCCCTGCTCGATCTGGGTGTGCCCGAGGCGGTGGTCCATGGGCCCCTCGCCGCCCTCGGGCTGGCTGACGCCTACCGGCTGGAGATCAGTGAGCGCCGCAGCGGCGGCCTGCGGGGGCTGCACCTGGAGGTGGTGCCCCTGGAGGCCGATCCTCCCCATCGCCTCTGGGCCACCCTGCGCTCCACCCTGCAGCAGGCCCCCTGGCCTGACTCCCTGCGCAGCCGGGTGCTGGCGGTGTTCGGGCTGCTGGCGGAGGCCGAGGCGGCGGTGCATGGCCATGGGGCCGACGCCGTTCACTTCCATGAGGTGGGCGCCCTCGATGCGCTGGTGGACGTGGTGGGGGTGTGTGCCGCCCTGCTCCACCTGGGCGTGGAGCAGCTGCAGTGCATGCCGCCCCCCGCCGGCCATGGCAGCGTCAGCACGGCCCATGGTGTGCTGCCGGTGCCGGCGCCGGCGGTGCTGGAGATCGCCCGTGCCCGCGGCATTCCCCTGGCCTCTTCGGAGGGCTTCCCCGCCGGCGAGCTCACCACCCCCACCGGCCTGGCCCTGGCGGCGGTGTGGAGCGATCGCTTCGGGCTGCCGCCGGCCCACCGCCCCGAGCGGGTGGGGGTGGGCCTGGGCACGCGCCGGCTCGACCGCCCCAACCTGCTGCGCCTGGTGCTGGCCACGGCGCTCGCCCCGGCTGGCGCCCACGGGGACGCGCTGCCCGCCGGCGCCGGCCAGCCCTGCTGCGAAACGGTGGTGGAGCAGCAGGCCCAGATCGATGACCTCACCCCGGAGGATCTGGCGGCCTTTCAGGACGCCCTGCGCAGTGCCGGTGCCCTGGAGGTGTTCTGCCAGGGCATTCTGATGAAGAAGGGAAGGGCGGGCTGGCTGGTCACCGCCCTGGCCGCCCCCCCCACCGCCGAGGCCCTGCGCGCCGTGTGGTGGCGCCACAGCAGCACCCTGGGCCTGCGGGAGCGCCACCAGCCGCGCTGGGTGCTGCCGCGCCGCAGCCGGGACCTGGCCACCCCCCTGGGCGTGGTGCGGATCAAGGAGGCCCGCCTGCCCGATGGCCGCTGGCGCCCCAAGCCCGAACACGAGGATCTGCTGGCCCTGGCCGGCCGCCACGCCCTGCCGCTGGATCAGGTGCGGGCGGTGGTGCAGGCCAGCCTGCGGCAGGAGCCCGGCCAGGATGGGGGCTCCGGGGAGATCGCGTGAAGCTGCTCAAGGCCTGGCGATCGGCCCTGCCCCCGTGGCTGTCCCTGCCCACGCTCCCCTCCCCACCGGGGGGCCTGGGCCTGTGGTTCACCCTGCTCAGCTTCGGCTTCCTGCTGGCGGCTCTGGCCAGCCACGGCCGCCAGATGCTGCAGCTCAGCCTCGACGGGCAGGGCTGGCTGTGGCTGGTGCTGGGGCTGGGGCTGAGCCTGCTCAGCCTGGTGGCGAACGCACTGGGGCTGGCCGTGGTGCTGGCCTGGC
This portion of the Cyanobium sp. NIES-981 genome encodes:
- a CDS encoding DUF554 family protein codes for the protein MAFWAATSGTWINLLTVLLGGLSGAALGRRLQPQLTRQWQQWLGVLTLLLAIEMVQPLWPLRLGPFPAVLAALLVVMLGTAFGHGLALEQRLEGWLRRLGRAEPPGQAGSQDQAAEVVSGAFVLFCIGPMTLLGCLRNGALGDPDLLLVKAGLDGLSAAVLAAAVGLVLLWVLLPLGVLQFALSGVGALAAGGFSDPTGAPVVLFTAAVGGILVLALALDLLNLPHPSVVNGLVALALAPALGWAMQP
- a CDS encoding LarC family nickel insertion protein, encoding MALALLDCPTGLAGNMLLAALLDLGVPEAVVHGPLAALGLADAYRLEISERRSGGLRGLHLEVVPLEADPPHRLWATLRSTLQQAPWPDSLRSRVLAVFGLLAEAEAAVHGHGADAVHFHEVGALDALVDVVGVCAALLHLGVEQLQCMPPPAGHGSVSTAHGVLPVPAPAVLEIARARGIPLASSEGFPAGELTTPTGLALAAVWSDRFGLPPAHRPERVGVGLGTRRLDRPNLLRLVLATALAPAGAHGDALPAGAGQPCCETVVEQQAQIDDLTPEDLAAFQDALRSAGALEVFCQGILMKKGRAGWLVTALAAPPTAEALRAVWWRHSSTLGLRERHQPRWVLPRRSRDLATPLGVVRIKEARLPDGRWRPKPEHEDLLALAGRHALPLDQVRAVVQASLRQEPGQDGGSGEIA